The following is a genomic window from Mycobacterium parmense.
CCGTCGGGTCCGCAGGAGACGTTGGCGCAGACGTGGATGCCGTGGCTGCGGTAGGTGTAGAGCCGTCCGGGGGGCCCGAACATCACGGCGTTGCGGCCGCTGCGCCCGCGGTAGGAGTGCGCCGCGGCGTCCGGCCACGGCCCGTCGGGCACCCCGCCGTAGGCCTCGACCTCGACCACGATCGCGCGCACACCGCGCCCGACGAGCGTGGCGCCGAGCAGCCGGCGCGCGGCCTCGACCGGATCGACCACCAGCCGGTCCGCAACCACCCACCGAACCTACCGGCACGGCGACCGTGGCAATATCCCGGTGTCCCGGGCCCCCCGGGGCGCTAGGAGGAGCCCGGACCGTGCACCCCATCGACCCCGCCGCCACCGCGTGGCTGCTGGCCAGCACCGCGCTGGTGCTGCTGATGACCCCGGGCCTGGCGATCTTCTACGGCGGCATGGTCCGCACCACCGGGGTGCTCAACATGATCATGATGAGCTTCATCTGCATACCGCTGGTCACGGTGGTCTGGCTGCTGGTCGGCTACACCATCGCGTTCTCCGAGGACGGCGCGGGCGGGCTCGTCGGCAACCTCCGGCACCTCGGGATGCTCGGCATCGGCCCCGGCAGCGTCCACGGCACCGTTCCCGAACTGCTTTACGCCACCTTCCAATTGACCTTCGCGATCATCACGGCCGCGCTGGTCAGCGGAGCGATCGCCGACCGCGCCAAGTTCGCGGCATGGGTGGTTTTCGTCCCGGTGTGGGCAATAGTCGTGTATTCGGTTGTCGCGCACTGGGTGTGGGGTCCCGGTGGCTGGCTGGCCAGGCTCGGCGTGCTCGACTACGCCGGTGGCTTGGTCGTCGAGATCGTCTCGGGTTCCTCCGCGCTGGCGCTGGCGCTGGTGCTCGGGCCCCGCATCGGCTTCAAAAAAGATGCGATGCGCCCGCACAACCTGCCGTTCGTCCTGCTCGGGGTGGGCCTGCTGTGGTTCGGCTGGTTCGGGTTCAACGCCGGATCCGCGCTGGCCGCCAGCGGGACCGCCGCGGCCATCTTCCTCAACACGCTCGTCGCCGGGTGCCTCGGGATGCTCGGCTGGCTCTCGGTCGAGCAGATCCGCGACGGCAAACCCACGACGTTCGGAGCGGCCTCCGGCGTGGTTGCCGGGCTGGTGGCCATCACCCCGTCGTGCGGCACCGTCGACACGCTGGGCGCCGCGGTGGTCGGCCTCGCCGCCGGCGTGGTGTGTTCGTTCGCTGTGGGCGCGAAATTCCGCTTCAACTACGACGATTCGCTCGACGTGGTCGGGGTGCACTTCGTCGGCGGCGTGGTGGGCGTGTCGCTGATCGGGCTGCTCGCCACCGCGGTGATGACGTCGGGTCCCCGCGGCCTGTTCTACGGGGGCGGCTTCGACCAGCTGGGCAGGCAGGTGCTGGCGATCGTCGTCGTCGCGTGTTACGCGTTCGTCGTGTCGTTCGTGCTGGCGAAAGTGATCGACCGGTTCATGGGCTTCCGGCTCAGCGCCGAGGAGGAGACGACGGGCGCTGACTTCACCCAGCACGCCGAGACCGCGTACGCCGAAGGCGTGCAGGGGCATTCGCCGCTGCGCCGGCCGGTGCCGCCTTCCGCCTGACCGCGAGAGTGCGCCTACCGACGCGTTTCGCGAGTGGACCCGTCGCTGGCTGCACTGTCGGTACCCCTTGACAAGCACGGGGCCCCGGACGATTATTCATCACATGATGAGTTCATCGGCTGATGAATTAATGCCGAGGGACCGGGCTCCCGCGGTCAGCATCGAGCATCTGCGTGTTGTGCGTGGTAATCGTCCCGCACTGCAGGACTTTTCGGTGACGATCGCCCACGGCGCCATCACGGGTCTGCTCGGTCCGTCCGGTTGCGGCAAGACCACACTGATGCGCAGCATCGTGGGCACCCAGATCGTCAAGTCGGGCACCGTCATGGTGTTGGGCCGGCCCGCAGGAAGCCCGGCACTGCGGCGCCGAGTCGGATACATGCCGCAGGATCCGACGATCTACAACGACCTGCGCATCGTCGACAACGTCCGCTACTTCGCCTCGCTCTACGGCGTCGACGGCCGCGCCGCCGACGCCGCCATCGACCGGGTCGGCCTCACCGACCATCGGACCGCCCTCTGCGCCAACCTGTCCGGCGGCCAGCGCACGCGGACGTCGCTGGCGTGCGCCCTGGTCTGCCAACCGGAGCTGCTCATCCTCGACGAACCCACCGTCGGTCTGGACCCGGTGCTGCGGGTCGATCTGTGGGAGCAGTTCACCGACCTCGCCCGCGCCGGAGCCACACTGCTGGTCTCCAGCCACGTGATGGACGAAGCCGACCACTGCGACGACCTGCTGCTGATGCGCGAAGGCCACCTGGTGGCCCACACCACCCCGACCCGACTGCGAGAGGACACCGGATGCACGTCACTGGAGGACGCGTTTCTGTCCGTCATCAGGCGCAGCACGAAGCAAAAGGCGGGCTAGGGCTCAAGGCGTACGCGGCGACCACGACGCGGATCCTGCGTCAGCTGGGCGCCGACCGCCGCAGCGTCGCGCTGATACTCGTGGTGCCGGTTCTGGTGATCACGTTGATGTATTACATGTTTCACAACGCCCGGCACCAACCGGGCATGCCGTCCCCGTTCAACAACGCCTGCCTGATCCTGCTGGGCCTGTTCCCGCTGTTCGTGATGTTCATCATCACGGCGATCACGATGCAGCGCGAACGGGCCTCAGGGACGCTGGAGCGGATTCTGACCACTCCCCTGCGCCGGCTGGACCTGTTGATCGCCTACGGCACCGCCTTCTCGATCGCCGCGGCGGCGCAGGCGACAGTGGCGTGCACCGTGGCGTTCTGGTTCCTCGGCTTCGACACCTCGGGCAGCTGGGTGTGGGTCTTCGTGATCGCGATCGTCAACGCGGTGCTGGGCGTCGGCCTCGGCCTACTGTGTAGCGCGTTCGCCCGCACCGAGTTTCAAGCCGTCCAGTTCATCCCGCTGGTGATGGTGCCGCAACTGCTGCTGGCCGGCATCATCGTCCCGCGATCGTTGATGCCAGACTGGCTGCAATGGGTCAGCAACGTCATGCCCGCGAGCTACGCGCTGGAAGCATTGCAGCAGGTCAGTTCGCACACGGAACTGACCGGGGTCGCGGTGCGCGACATCGTCGTCGTGGCAGGTTCCGCGTTCGCGGCGCTGTGCCTGGCCGCGGCGACTCTGCGTCGGCGGACCGCGTAGCGTGACGACAACCAACACCGGGCGCCGGCGGCCGGGGCGGCCGGCCGGCAGCTCCGATACCCGGCAGCGAATTTTGACGAGCGCCCGAGAGCTTTTCGCGCGCAATGGTATTGGTAATACCTCGATTCGAGCGGTGGCCACGGCGGCCGGTGTCGATTCGGCGTTGGTGCATCACTACTTCGGCACCAAGGAAAAGCTGTTCGCCGCGGCCGTCCACATACCGATCGACCCGATGGACATCATCGGCCCGTTGCGCGAAGTGCCCATCGAGGAACTCGGGCACCGAATCCCGTCAACGTTGTTGCCGCTGTGGGACTCCGAGATCGGCGCGGCGTTCATCGCCACGCTGCGATCCGTGCTGGCCGGCACGGAAGTCAACCTCTTCAGCACGTTCATCAAAGATGTGATCGGCGTGGAAGTTGGCTCCCGCGTGGACAATCCACCCGGAAGCGGGATTCTTCGCGTCCAATTCGTCGCGTCGCAGTTGATGGGCGTGGTGCTGGCGCGCTACATACTGAAATTGGAGCCGTTCGCGTCGCTGCCGGCCGAGGAGATCGCACGGACCATCGCGCCCAGCCTGCAGCGCTACCTCACCGGGGATCTGCCGGACGGGCTCGCTCCATGAGCCGGGCGTGCTCGTCGTCGTCGACGTCGCGGGCCTCGTCGACGAGCAACACCGGGATGCCGTCCTCGATGCGGTAGGCGCGCCGCAGCCGCGGGTTGTAGAGCAACTCCCCATCGGCTGAGTCCACGAGGACCAGCGGACCGCGGTCGGCCGGGCACACCAGGATGTTCAGCAGTGCGTTGTCGAGCATCAGTGGGCTCCGCTCAGTTGGGATCGCACGCCGGGGGTCAGCCGGCGAAATTGGTTGGCGTCGGAGTCGAAATACCAAACGTGGCGGCCAGGTTTGGGGATACCCGCCGCGCGCAGGCCGCTGACGGTGGGGCGGAAGGTCGCGCTCAGCGCCATCTCCGGCACCACGTGCACGATGTCGGGACCAACCCCGACGGGGATTTTCGCCACCGCTTCGGTCAGATCGGCCGCCGTGATGCTGGCGCCGGGCAGCAACGTCACCGCCGACACCGCGACCTCCCGGCTGCCGACGGGGACGTTGTAGGTGACCGCCAGGTCGACGCCGTTGACCCAGCCGAGCGCGTTGGTGACCGGCTCCGGGAACACCACTCCCCGCGCGGTATGCACCACCGAGCCGCGCCGGCCGGCAAGCCAATAGTCGCCGTCGTCGTCGCGGAAGAACAGGTTCTCCGTGGAGATCCAGGTGTCGCCGGCGGCGAACACACCCCGCTTGATCGAGGCGGTCGGGTCGATCGGGCCGTTCGACGCGGCGAGCAGCACGCCGACCTGCCGGGGCGCGGCGACCTGCACGAAGCCGCGGTCGGTCTCGAGGATGAGGTCCTGCTCGGCGTCGTAGGCACCCAGCTCGATGCGCCCCGCGCCGGGCAGCGGGCGTCCGCTGCTGCCGGGCTTGGCACCGGACACGTTGGCCAGCACCGCCTGCCCGTCGGTGGTCGCGAAGAATTCGACCACCCGCGCGGGCGAGAACGCGTCGATGACGCGCTGCCAGAGCCCGGTCGGCATGCCCGAGCCGATGAAAAGCCGCACCGGATGGTTGCCGTGCAGCACGAACGCCGGGTCGTCGACGACGTCGCGCAGCATGGCCCAGGTGTAGGACACGACCGTGACGCCGTACTGCCGGACCTCCTTGACGAACCGGTCCGGGTCCAGGCCGCGCGACAACGCGATGCGGGTGCCGCCGACCACCGCGCCGCCCAGGCTCACCAGCAGCGCCGACTCGTGGTGCAGGGGCGTCAGGCAGTAGACGGTGTCGCGCCGGTCGAGGGCGGCCGTCGAAGCGGTCCCGAACGCCGACACCGCCCACCGGTAGTTGGTGATCTGCTTGGCGACCAGCTCGCCGCCGGCGGAGCTGAACGCCACGAACGCCAGGTCTCGGGCCAGTCCCGGGTTGGGCCGGTACCACGCGGGCAGTCTGACGGCGTCCGGATCGATCTGTTCCATGTCGATGACGTCCGCGTCCTCGGGCAGGTGCAGATCGCGGGACTCACCGCCGCCCAGCACCAGCACGTGCCCCGGCAACTGGCGGGCCGCGTCGAGATTGGTTGGATCGGTGAGGATCTCGCTGACTCCGCCGAGCCGGACCGCCGCAGCCAGGTCGGCGTCGGGCCG
Proteins encoded in this region:
- a CDS encoding Trm112 family protein produces the protein MLDNALLNILVCPADRGPLVLVDSADGELLYNPRLRRAYRIEDGIPVLLVDEARDVDDDEHARLMERARPADPR
- a CDS encoding ABC transporter ATP-binding protein, with amino-acid sequence MMSSSADELMPRDRAPAVSIEHLRVVRGNRPALQDFSVTIAHGAITGLLGPSGCGKTTLMRSIVGTQIVKSGTVMVLGRPAGSPALRRRVGYMPQDPTIYNDLRIVDNVRYFASLYGVDGRAADAAIDRVGLTDHRTALCANLSGGQRTRTSLACALVCQPELLILDEPTVGLDPVLRVDLWEQFTDLARAGATLLVSSHVMDEADHCDDLLLMREGHLVAHTTPTRLREDTGCTSLEDAFLSVIRRSTKQKAG
- a CDS encoding ammonium transporter, coding for MHPIDPAATAWLLASTALVLLMTPGLAIFYGGMVRTTGVLNMIMMSFICIPLVTVVWLLVGYTIAFSEDGAGGLVGNLRHLGMLGIGPGSVHGTVPELLYATFQLTFAIITAALVSGAIADRAKFAAWVVFVPVWAIVVYSVVAHWVWGPGGWLARLGVLDYAGGLVVEIVSGSSALALALVLGPRIGFKKDAMRPHNLPFVLLGVGLLWFGWFGFNAGSALAASGTAAAIFLNTLVAGCLGMLGWLSVEQIRDGKPTTFGAASGVVAGLVAITPSCGTVDTLGAAVVGLAAGVVCSFAVGAKFRFNYDDSLDVVGVHFVGGVVGVSLIGLLATAVMTSGPRGLFYGGGFDQLGRQVLAIVVVACYAFVVSFVLAKVIDRFMGFRLSAEEETTGADFTQHAETAYAEGVQGHSPLRRPVPPSA
- a CDS encoding ABC transporter permease, whose product is MHVTGGRVSVRHQAQHEAKGGLGLKAYAATTTRILRQLGADRRSVALILVVPVLVITLMYYMFHNARHQPGMPSPFNNACLILLGLFPLFVMFIITAITMQRERASGTLERILTTPLRRLDLLIAYGTAFSIAAAAQATVACTVAFWFLGFDTSGSWVWVFVIAIVNAVLGVGLGLLCSAFARTEFQAVQFIPLVMVPQLLLAGIIVPRSLMPDWLQWVSNVMPASYALEALQQVSSHTELTGVAVRDIVVVAGSAFAALCLAAATLRRRTA
- a CDS encoding TetR/AcrR family transcriptional regulator, translating into MTTTNTGRRRPGRPAGSSDTRQRILTSARELFARNGIGNTSIRAVATAAGVDSALVHHYFGTKEKLFAAAVHIPIDPMDIIGPLREVPIEELGHRIPSTLLPLWDSEIGAAFIATLRSVLAGTEVNLFSTFIKDVIGVEVGSRVDNPPGSGILRVQFVASQLMGVVLARYILKLEPFASLPAEEIARTIAPSLQRYLTGDLPDGLAP